The following nucleotide sequence is from Vicinamibacteria bacterium.
GGGGGAGAGGGGAGGAGCGTCCGCAGGCCCGCCTCCCCGCGAGGCCTCCCCCGCGTACGTGGGCAACCAGGCCTGCCTGGCCTGCCACCATTCCATCCAGCAGAGCTACTCCCGCACCGCGATGGCGCGCACGAGCGGTCCCGCGCTCCCGAACCTGATCGAGGGATCGTTCCGGCATGCTCCCTCGGGGGTGGAGTACCGGATCTTCAAGGAGGACGACCGCGCTCTTCTTTCCTACTCACGGTCCTACGACCCCAACCTGAGGGGGACGCAGCTCCTCAAGTACTACGTGGGCTCGAATACCCGGGGCCGCACGTTCCTCTTCCAGATCGACGGTTTCCTCTACCAGGCTCCCCTCAATTACTACGCGGAGAGGAAGCTCTGGGACATGTCGCCCGGATACGAGAAGCTCACGGAGATGGAGCTCAACCACTCCGTGACGCCCAGCTGCCTCTTCTGCCACGCCAGCGGCGTTCAGCCGCAAGTGCGGGGGACCGTGAATCGATTCGGCGGAGACGTGTTCCGGCAGGACGGAGTGGGTTGCGAGCGCTGCCATGGGCCCGGGGGCGACCACGTGAAGGGCAAGGGCTCGATGGTCAATCCGGCCAAACTGACGGGTGAACTCCGGGACGGGGTCTGCTTGCAGTGCCATCTCGAGGGGCAGGCGGAGATCCTGAAGCCGGGGAGAAGGCGGGAGGACTACCGGCCGGGGGAGAGGCTCTCCGACTACGTCACCACCTTCGTGGTCGCGGACGCGGCCCGAGGCGGGTTGGGAGCGGTGAGCCACGTGGAGTCGCTCGAAGAGAGCGTCTGCAAGGCCAAGAGCGGCGACGCCCTGTCCTGCACCACCTGTCACGATCCGCACCGGCCGCCGAATCCCGCCGAGAAGGCCGGCTACTACCGGGCCAAGTGTCTGGGCTGCCACCTGGCCATGGCGGAGCGACACCATCAGGAGCAGCCGGACTGCACCGCGTGCCACATGCCGCGCCGGGAGAGCGCGGATGTTGGGCATACGGTGGTGACCGATCACCGGATTCTGAGAAAGGCGACCCATGAGGAGCGGGAGCCCTGGGCTCCGGGTCGGCGGCTGGTCCCCTTCGGTAACGCGCGAAGCGACCCGCGGGATCTTGGGTTGGCGTACGCCGAGGTCGCGGAGCGAGGGGATGAGTTTGCCAGGGCCGAGGCACTCCGGCTCCTGGAACAGGTCCGCCCGCGGTATCCCGCCGATCCCGCCCTGCTGACCCGGTTGGGCTATCTCTACCAGATGCGCGGGGACCTGGCGCCGGCGGCGAGCTCCTACGAGCAGGCCCTGGCCGCAGATCCCGACCGGGCGGTCGCGGCCGCGAACCTGGGGGTGATCTACGCGACCCGCGGCCAGCTCAACTTGTCCCTCCCCCTCTGGAAGAGCGCCTTCGAGAGCAACCCCCAACTCAGCGACCTCGGCCTGAATCTGAGCCGGGCCTTGTGCGCTGCCGGCGACGCGAGTGGCGCCCGGGAGGTGCTGGAGCGCGTGATCCGACACAACCCCGACTTGGGGGCCGCCCGGCGGCTGCGCGCGGACCTCACCGCGGGCGGAAAGTGCGGTGGTCCCTGAGTTCGGCCCGCTCGGGCGGCGGCCCGGTCCCCCGTCTCCCTCCGTCCCCCGCTGCCCCTGCTCCTGGTTCCTAGCCGCCGTCCCTGAGGGGCAGGCGGACGTCGCGTCGGACGTACCGGTCGGAAGGCCCCTCGAACGCCACGCGCAGCGCCCAATCGCGGCCGGCCTTCTCGAGCGTGACGCCCTCCACC
It contains:
- a CDS encoding tetratricopeptide repeat protein — its product is MIRVVGVVMAAAVLTAAGERGGASAGPPPREASPAYVGNQACLACHHSIQQSYSRTAMARTSGPALPNLIEGSFRHAPSGVEYRIFKEDDRALLSYSRSYDPNLRGTQLLKYYVGSNTRGRTFLFQIDGFLYQAPLNYYAERKLWDMSPGYEKLTEMELNHSVTPSCLFCHASGVQPQVRGTVNRFGGDVFRQDGVGCERCHGPGGDHVKGKGSMVNPAKLTGELRDGVCLQCHLEGQAEILKPGRRREDYRPGERLSDYVTTFVVADAARGGLGAVSHVESLEESVCKAKSGDALSCTTCHDPHRPPNPAEKAGYYRAKCLGCHLAMAERHHQEQPDCTACHMPRRESADVGHTVVTDHRILRKATHEEREPWAPGRRLVPFGNARSDPRDLGLAYAEVAERGDEFARAEALRLLEQVRPRYPADPALLTRLGYLYQMRGDLAPAASSYEQALAADPDRAVAAANLGVIYATRGQLNLSLPLWKSAFESNPQLSDLGLNLSRALCAAGDASGAREVLERVIRHNPDLGAARRLRADLTAGGKCGGP